Proteins from one Niallia circulans genomic window:
- a CDS encoding IclR family transcriptional regulator: protein MSNVQSLERALTILNKLSEYPDGLQIARLTEQVGLSKSTVHRLLATLTNMNYVEKDMDTDKYKLGLQTLFLARNFLNSNTLVQTAKPFLTKLCKEVNETIHLCTKDREEVLYVDKIESTQTIRMFSRVGSRAPMYCTAVGKILLSGLDSQAFEESLSKMEFVSKTAATITSTEELRAEIDKVKQQGYALDNNENEQDLRCIAAPIYNHEGRIIASFSISGPSTRVTMDLINEALIEKMRHYSADISRHFGFIS, encoded by the coding sequence ATGTCAAACGTTCAATCACTTGAAAGAGCATTAACGATATTAAACAAGCTGTCTGAATATCCAGATGGCCTGCAAATCGCCCGCCTGACCGAACAGGTTGGCCTCTCCAAAAGCACCGTGCACCGGCTTTTGGCAACACTGACTAACATGAACTATGTCGAAAAGGACATGGATACAGACAAATATAAGCTTGGATTGCAGACACTTTTCCTCGCAAGGAATTTCCTAAACAGCAATACACTTGTTCAGACAGCAAAGCCGTTTCTGACGAAATTATGTAAGGAAGTCAACGAAACAATTCATTTATGCACGAAAGACCGGGAAGAAGTCCTTTATGTGGACAAGATAGAAAGCACACAAACCATTCGCATGTTCTCCCGTGTCGGCAGCAGAGCACCAATGTACTGCACAGCTGTTGGAAAAATTCTATTATCAGGGCTCGACTCTCAAGCTTTCGAAGAATCGCTTTCCAAAATGGAGTTTGTAAGCAAAACAGCTGCCACCATCACGTCAACAGAAGAATTACGCGCAGAAATAGACAAGGTGAAGCAGCAAGGCTATGCATTAGATAATAACGAGAATGAACAGGACTTGCGCTGCATCGCTGCCCCTATTTACAACCATGAAGGCAGGATTATCGCAAGCTTCAGCATTTCAGGTCCAAGTACAAGAGTGACAATGGATTTAATAAATGAAGCCTTGATTGAAAAAATGAGGCATTATAGTGCGGACATATCCCGCCACTTTGGCTTTATCAGCTAA
- the phoU gene encoding phosphate signaling complex protein PhoU: MKLTKHQKYSQDRLTKEQKIIFPGDLDDWGARMNTRTNFDSNLKELKQSLLDMAEEAEYAIKKSMVSLISQDLQKAEEVIEGDNKIDEMENKINDQAILLIAKESPVATDLRKIIVALKISSEVERIADMAVNIAKSTIHIGSEPHIKDIVEIPLMMEKALNMLRESLTAFYTEDTVIAKASAEKDDEIDAMYGRLIQELMGYIREHPSETKQVTQLAFVCRYIERIGDHVTNIAENVIYLVTGKRYDLNT; the protein is encoded by the coding sequence TTGAAATTGACGAAACATCAAAAATATTCTCAAGACCGGCTGACCAAAGAACAGAAGATTATATTTCCGGGCGATTTGGATGATTGGGGTGCAAGGATGAATACTAGGACGAATTTTGACAGTAATCTTAAAGAATTAAAACAAAGTCTGTTAGATATGGCGGAAGAAGCAGAATATGCCATTAAAAAATCGATGGTTTCCTTAATTAGTCAAGATTTACAAAAGGCTGAGGAAGTAATTGAAGGGGACAACAAAATTGATGAAATGGAAAATAAGATTAACGATCAGGCAATTTTGTTAATCGCAAAGGAATCCCCAGTAGCAACTGATTTAAGAAAGATAATCGTGGCACTCAAAATTTCGTCTGAAGTGGAACGAATCGCTGATATGGCTGTTAATATTGCTAAATCCACCATTCATATTGGCAGTGAACCACATATTAAGGATATAGTGGAAATACCGCTAATGATGGAGAAGGCACTTAATATGCTAAGGGAATCCTTAACAGCCTTCTATACGGAGGATACGGTGATTGCAAAAGCAAGTGCTGAGAAGGATGACGAGATTGATGCAATGTATGGCCGTCTTATTCAAGAACTTATGGGGTATATCCGTGAGCACCCAAGTGAAACAAAGCAGGTAACACAGCTTGCCTTCGTTTGCAGATACATTGAGAGAATCGGCGACCATGTTACGAATATTGCCGAAAACGTTATTTATTTAGTAACAGGGAAACGATACGATTTGAACACATAA
- a CDS encoding sugar kinase, whose protein sequence is MSRIVTVGEPMALFAAESEGLLEEVNRFDRFVAGAEVNFSIGMARLGHDVTYITKLGNDPFGKNIESFLKHNGIDTSFVTYDDKHATGMQWKQKVSAGDPEVFSLRKNSAASTMDSQSISSLPITDFQHLHLTGIPPALSMSCREMVYELARKAKAKGVSISFDPNIRPALWPDKKEMAEVINNMAYLADIVFPGMEEGRLLTGRETPEGIAQFYHDAGVKNVIIKLGPNGAYTSTKDKKFYTEGFKVHKVIDTVGAGDGFAVGVTSALLEDLPLEEAVRRGTAIGALAVMAPGDNDGLPDRNELNVFMEPKLNR, encoded by the coding sequence ATGAGCAGAATAGTCACTGTCGGAGAACCGATGGCCCTATTTGCGGCAGAGTCTGAAGGGCTTTTGGAAGAGGTAAACAGGTTTGATCGGTTTGTGGCAGGCGCAGAAGTGAACTTTTCAATCGGGATGGCTCGTTTAGGCCATGATGTCACATATATTACGAAGCTCGGGAATGATCCATTCGGCAAAAATATTGAAAGCTTCTTGAAGCATAATGGTATTGATACTAGCTTCGTTACCTACGACGACAAGCATGCTACAGGAATGCAATGGAAGCAAAAGGTTTCCGCAGGAGATCCAGAAGTGTTTTCCTTAAGAAAAAATTCGGCTGCTTCGACAATGGATAGTCAATCAATAAGTTCATTGCCTATTACAGACTTTCAGCATCTCCATTTGACAGGCATTCCTCCAGCATTATCAATGAGCTGCAGGGAAATGGTTTATGAATTGGCGCGTAAGGCAAAAGCGAAAGGAGTATCGATTTCATTCGATCCTAATATTAGACCTGCTCTTTGGCCAGATAAAAAAGAGATGGCGGAAGTTATCAATAACATGGCCTATTTAGCTGATATTGTCTTTCCTGGAATGGAAGAGGGAAGGCTGCTTACGGGCAGAGAAACTCCTGAAGGAATAGCACAATTTTATCATGATGCTGGTGTGAAAAACGTAATCATAAAGCTTGGACCAAATGGGGCTTATACTAGTACTAAAGATAAAAAATTCTATACAGAAGGTTTTAAGGTTCACAAAGTCATTGACACAGTTGGTGCTGGAGATGGGTTTGCTGTTGGTGTAACGAGTGCATTGTTGGAGGATTTACCGCTAGAGGAAGCGGTTAGAAGAGGAACTGCAATCGGCGCACTTGCAGTCATGGCTCCAGGTGACAATGATGGGCTTCCTGACAGAAACGAGCTGAACGTCTTTATGGAACCTAAATTAAATAGATAA
- the pstA gene encoding phosphate ABC transporter permease PstA — MNSRVADRIATSVFVAIAIVIVSVLVGLFSYILFNGVSHISLDFLTNPSSNVRAGGGIRDQLFNSFYILFITMIITVPLGVGGGIYMAEYAKPGKITNTIRTCIEVLASLPSIVIGMFGLLMFVNLTGWGYSILGGALALTVFNLPVMVRVSEDALRSVPRDQKEASLALGITHWHTIKTILLPTAFPSILTGAILASGRVFGEAAALLFTSGLSTPRLDYANWNPFVENSPLNIFRPAETLAVHIWSVNTQGLIPDVEDIANGASAVLILSVLIFNLGARLIGGFIHRKLTASK, encoded by the coding sequence ATGAACAGCAGAGTAGCAGATCGTATCGCAACCAGTGTGTTTGTTGCGATAGCAATCGTTATTGTATCCGTTCTTGTCGGATTATTTTCTTACATTTTGTTTAATGGCGTCAGCCACATATCGCTTGATTTCTTAACGAATCCATCAAGTAATGTCCGTGCAGGCGGTGGAATTAGAGATCAATTATTTAACTCATTTTACATTTTGTTTATCACAATGATTATTACTGTTCCACTTGGAGTGGGCGGTGGAATTTATATGGCTGAGTATGCAAAGCCTGGGAAAATTACAAACACTATCCGTACTTGTATCGAGGTCCTTGCATCACTTCCTTCTATTGTTATTGGTATGTTCGGTCTATTAATGTTCGTTAACTTAACAGGATGGGGCTATTCAATCCTTGGTGGTGCGTTGGCATTAACAGTGTTCAACTTACCAGTTATGGTGCGTGTCAGTGAAGATGCACTTCGTTCAGTGCCGCGTGATCAGAAAGAAGCTAGTCTTGCATTAGGAATTACACATTGGCATACAATTAAAACGATTCTTTTACCAACAGCATTTCCATCGATTCTAACAGGTGCAATCCTTGCTTCTGGAAGGGTGTTCGGGGAAGCGGCTGCGCTATTATTTACATCTGGATTGTCAACACCAAGACTGGATTATGCAAACTGGAATCCATTCGTTGAAAACTCTCCATTAAATATATTTAGACCTGCAGAAACTTTAGCTGTTCATATTTGGTCTGTTAACACACAGGGACTTATTCCGGATGTGGAGGATATCGCAAACGGTGCGTCCGCAGTATTGATTTTGTCTGTGCTGATTTTCAACCTAGGTGCGCGTTTAATTGGAGGCTTTATCCATCGTAAACTTACAGCATCTAAATAA
- the pstC gene encoding phosphate ABC transporter permease subunit PstC: MEKSSLPVRERLIKSNKTRLNGEVRGKVLVTLCAIIMISATIAITIFLSTKGLQSFIKNGVSPIEFLTSTNWNPTDPESPMYGALPFIFGSFAVTMLAALVAAPLGIGGAIFMTEIAPSWGKKILQPVIELLVGIPSVVYGFIGLTVLVPFIREHVGGLGFSLLSGTIVLAIMILPTVTTIATDAMATLPKSLREGSYALGATRWQTIRKVLVPAALPSLLTAIVLGMARAFGEALAVQMVIGNTRIIPGSILDPAGTLTTIITLNMGHTTYGSVENNTLWSMGLILLVMSFAFILLIRYLSSRRKV; the protein is encoded by the coding sequence ATGGAAAAATCATCACTTCCTGTTAGAGAGAGATTAATAAAATCTAATAAAACAAGGCTTAATGGTGAGGTACGGGGTAAAGTTTTAGTAACATTATGTGCAATTATCATGATTTCTGCTACTATTGCAATCACAATTTTCCTAAGTACAAAAGGTTTACAGTCTTTCATTAAAAACGGTGTAAGTCCGATTGAGTTCTTAACCAGTACGAATTGGAATCCTACTGATCCAGAAAGCCCGATGTATGGGGCACTGCCTTTTATCTTTGGTTCTTTTGCGGTAACAATGCTTGCCGCACTAGTTGCAGCACCACTTGGAATTGGTGGAGCTATTTTCATGACAGAAATTGCTCCGTCATGGGGGAAGAAGATACTTCAACCAGTAATTGAGTTGCTTGTTGGTATTCCTTCCGTTGTTTATGGATTCATAGGGCTTACAGTATTAGTGCCTTTTATCAGGGAGCATGTAGGCGGGCTTGGTTTCAGTTTATTATCTGGAACAATCGTCTTAGCAATCATGATCCTGCCGACAGTTACGACAATTGCAACAGATGCAATGGCAACATTGCCTAAATCATTGCGTGAAGGCTCTTATGCACTTGGTGCTACGAGATGGCAAACAATCAGGAAAGTACTTGTTCCTGCTGCACTACCTTCTTTGTTAACTGCAATTGTTTTAGGTATGGCAAGAGCGTTCGGGGAAGCATTAGCAGTTCAAATGGTTATCGGTAACACGAGAATTATCCCTGGAAGCATTTTAGATCCAGCCGGAACATTGACTACTATCATCACATTGAATATGGGTCATACAACATATGGAAGTGTTGAAAACAATACACTTTGGTCAATGGGGCTTATCTTGTTAGTTATGTCATTCGCATTTATCTTGCTAATCCGTTATCTGTCATCTAGGAGGAAAGTATAA
- a CDS encoding phosphate ABC transporter substrate-binding protein, with protein sequence MKSLKKLSLLLLVAALMAFIAACGGNDNTSGDNNEDSGSEEKLSGTLTVSGSSAMQPLVAAAAEEFMAENPEVDIQVNAGGSGTGLSQVSEGSVDIGNSDVFAEEKEGIPADELVDHKVAVVGMTAAVNPSAGVTDISKEDLIKVFTGKITNWKDLGGADQKITLVNRPDSSGTRATFNKYALDGATPAEGVTEDSSNTVKKIISETEGAVGYLALSYFTDDTVTALAIDGVEATDEKVKTGEFPVWAYQHAYTKGEPNELAKAFLDYMAADEQKQLIEDQGYIPGSEMEVERDAEGNQK encoded by the coding sequence ATGAAAAGTTTGAAAAAGCTAAGCCTGCTTCTGCTAGTTGCAGCACTTATGGCATTCATCGCTGCATGCGGAGGAAATGACAACACAAGTGGAGATAACAATGAAGATAGTGGTTCAGAAGAAAAACTATCAGGCACTTTGACAGTTTCTGGTTCATCTGCAATGCAACCATTAGTAGCAGCTGCTGCTGAAGAGTTTATGGCTGAAAATCCAGAAGTTGATATCCAAGTTAACGCTGGTGGTTCTGGTACAGGCTTATCACAAGTTTCTGAAGGTTCCGTAGATATTGGAAACTCTGATGTTTTTGCTGAAGAAAAAGAAGGGATTCCTGCTGATGAGCTAGTTGACCACAAAGTTGCTGTAGTTGGTATGACAGCTGCTGTTAACCCATCTGCTGGAGTTACAGATATATCTAAAGAAGATTTGATTAAAGTATTTACAGGCAAAATCACTAACTGGAAAGACCTTGGTGGTGCTGACCAAAAGATTACATTAGTTAACCGTCCAGATTCTTCTGGTACACGTGCAACTTTCAATAAATATGCATTAGATGGCGCTACACCTGCTGAAGGCGTTACGGAAGATTCTTCAAACACAGTTAAGAAAATTATCTCTGAAACTGAAGGAGCTGTTGGTTACCTTGCACTTTCATACTTCACTGATGACACTGTAACAGCACTTGCAATTGACGGCGTAGAAGCTACAGATGAAAAAGTAAAAACTGGTGAATTCCCAGTTTGGGCTTACCAACATGCTTACACTAAAGGTGAGCCAAATGAACTTGCTAAAGCATTCCTTGATTACATGGCTGCTGATGAGCAAAAACAATTGATCGAAGACCAAGGATATATTCCTGGAAGCGAAATGGAAGTAGAGCGTGACGCTGAAGGAAATCAAAAATAA
- a CDS encoding methyl-accepting chemotaxis protein: MSGKWKLKLKPRTLNIVKKKSGSKDREKTFFRWRDMQIRSKLYLLFGFNAVLFFATTIVVIILLNMFWTKTIDIKTQGEKAAAIEEIGSLIRAKDIRIADYITFLKDEDIKSYRELRNELNVSLEGLNGTIADKEQKQLIHTIEENNEKIDDLFIRVVAPAVVRLDEKIYTDARMEIAQLREDNAATLADLVSFVESDRNNTMQNMEQSMTSFVWLIIAAAAMSAIFSGVFVYFVSRSLKNNLERVVQRASRVAQGDLLEEESLYDGKDEIGQLEKAINSMIYSLRSMVNSIGNAAVSVTNNSEELAHSSSNVKHSSQQISETMAALSASAEQQGEGTSQLISAYESFNRQLGVAADNGAMVKDSSEKVLSVTLKGHNSMKESITQTNIVYEMIRDTYEEVLGMEEKTRNIHTLVESIKGIAAQTNLLALNAAIEAARAGDAGKGFAVVANEVRKLANQVETSLVEINSTVTAVQNVSEAVSRSLKNGFQELENGSVKIKKTGEGFETIKTEVEDMVCNIAVISDTLAHLMTGSMEIKAGVEVAADASQTFAAGAVSSSGSLQEQDAELEHIFARTKEMLSEANNLSVLVKNFKM, translated from the coding sequence ATGTCTGGGAAATGGAAATTAAAGCTGAAGCCAAGGACATTGAATATTGTTAAAAAGAAATCAGGAAGTAAGGATCGAGAGAAAACCTTTTTCAGGTGGAGGGATATGCAAATTAGGTCAAAGCTCTATTTACTGTTTGGCTTTAACGCTGTTCTGTTTTTCGCTACAACAATAGTTGTCATTATACTGCTCAATATGTTCTGGACAAAAACAATTGATATAAAAACTCAAGGAGAAAAGGCTGCAGCAATTGAGGAAATAGGCTCGCTTATACGGGCCAAGGATATTCGTATTGCAGACTATATAACCTTTTTAAAAGATGAGGACATTAAAAGCTATCGAGAGCTGCGAAACGAACTGAACGTGTCGCTAGAAGGCTTAAATGGGACAATTGCAGATAAAGAGCAAAAACAGCTTATCCATACAATTGAAGAGAATAATGAAAAGATAGATGATTTGTTTATTCGGGTTGTCGCTCCGGCGGTTGTGAGACTTGATGAAAAGATTTACACGGATGCAAGGATGGAAATCGCACAGCTTAGAGAGGATAATGCAGCGACACTTGCAGATTTAGTTAGCTTTGTAGAGTCGGACCGTAATAATACGATGCAGAACATGGAACAGAGCATGACGTCCTTTGTTTGGCTCATAATAGCGGCAGCAGCGATGTCTGCTATCTTTAGCGGAGTATTTGTTTACTTTGTCTCCCGTTCCTTAAAAAACAACCTGGAAAGGGTTGTACAAAGAGCTAGCAGGGTGGCACAAGGAGATTTGTTGGAGGAAGAATCTCTTTATGATGGCAAGGATGAGATCGGCCAGCTGGAAAAAGCGATTAATAGCATGATTTACAGTCTGAGAAGCATGGTGAACAGCATTGGGAACGCTGCAGTTTCTGTTACTAACAACAGCGAGGAGCTCGCTCACAGCTCATCAAATGTTAAGCATTCAAGTCAGCAGATATCTGAAACGATGGCAGCTTTATCTGCAAGTGCAGAACAGCAGGGAGAAGGTACAAGCCAGCTGATTTCTGCATACGAGTCCTTTAACAGACAGCTTGGAGTTGCCGCAGATAATGGAGCAATGGTAAAGGATAGCTCTGAAAAGGTTCTCTCTGTTACATTAAAAGGCCATAATTCGATGAAAGAATCAATTACCCAAACTAATATTGTTTATGAAATGATTCGAGACACATATGAAGAAGTGTTAGGTATGGAAGAGAAGACAAGAAATATTCATACACTAGTTGAGTCGATCAAAGGGATTGCCGCACAAACAAACCTGCTGGCACTAAATGCTGCAATAGAAGCAGCAAGAGCAGGTGATGCAGGCAAGGGCTTTGCAGTGGTGGCAAATGAAGTGAGGAAGCTTGCAAACCAAGTGGAAACTTCATTGGTGGAAATCAACAGTACAGTAACAGCGGTGCAAAATGTTTCAGAAGCAGTCTCCCGCTCACTTAAGAACGGTTTTCAAGAGTTAGAAAATGGCTCTGTTAAAATTAAGAAAACTGGAGAAGGCTTTGAAACGATAAAAACGGAAGTGGAAGACATGGTTTGTAACATTGCTGTAATATCAGATACACTTGCTCACCTTATGACTGGCAGTATGGAGATTAAAGCAGGGGTGGAAGTGGCAGCAGATGCTTCACAAACCTTTGCCGCAGGTGCTGTTTCATCGTCCGGATCCTTGCAGGAACAGGATGCAGAGCTAGAACACATCTTTGCTAGAACCAAGGAAATGCTTTCAGAAGCCAATAATTTATCGGTGCTTGTGAAGAATTTTAAGATGTAA
- the kdgT gene encoding 2-keto-3-deoxygluconate transporter, whose product MKIMKSIERIPGGLMLVPLFLGAIIHTFAPKSGEYFGSFTNGLMTGTIPILAVWFFCMGAGINLKSTGVVLRKSGTLLVTKIGVAWIVALVAGAFLPEGGVQTGFFAGFSVLTLVAAMDMTNGGLYASMMQQYGTKEEAGAFVLMSLESGPLVTMLILGSTGIAFEPQAFVGAVLPFLVGFILGNLDSDFRSFFSKATHTMIPFFGFALGNTIDLGVIVKTGFAGILLGILVIIVTGIPLILADKFIGGGNGTAGIAASSTAGAAVANPMIIASMKPEFMPIAQSATALVAASVIVTSILVPILTAFWYKYMQKKNNTNSGSGLNTRAL is encoded by the coding sequence ATGAAAATCATGAAGTCGATTGAGAGAATACCAGGGGGCCTTATGCTGGTTCCGCTGTTTTTAGGAGCAATTATTCATACGTTCGCACCAAAATCCGGGGAGTATTTCGGCTCGTTTACAAATGGGCTGATGACAGGTACAATTCCGATTCTTGCTGTCTGGTTTTTCTGCATGGGTGCGGGAATTAATTTGAAATCGACAGGAGTTGTTTTGCGAAAATCTGGAACGCTGCTGGTGACAAAGATTGGGGTTGCGTGGATTGTGGCCCTTGTCGCAGGAGCATTTCTGCCAGAGGGTGGAGTACAAACTGGCTTTTTCGCCGGATTTTCGGTTCTGACACTTGTTGCAGCGATGGATATGACGAACGGTGGTTTGTATGCGTCCATGATGCAGCAATACGGAACAAAGGAGGAAGCCGGTGCATTTGTATTGATGTCGCTTGAGTCAGGTCCACTTGTGACGATGCTTATTCTTGGCTCAACTGGAATTGCCTTTGAGCCGCAAGCATTTGTCGGAGCAGTGCTTCCATTTTTAGTCGGTTTTATTTTAGGAAATCTTGATTCTGATTTTAGAAGTTTTTTCAGCAAGGCTACACATACAATGATTCCATTCTTCGGGTTTGCTTTAGGAAATACGATTGATCTTGGCGTAATTGTGAAAACAGGCTTTGCCGGAATCTTGCTTGGTATTCTCGTTATTATTGTTACAGGCATTCCATTAATACTCGCAGACAAGTTTATCGGTGGAGGAAACGGAACAGCTGGGATTGCGGCTTCAAGTACTGCTGGTGCTGCTGTTGCCAACCCAATGATTATTGCAAGTATGAAACCGGAATTTATGCCAATTGCCCAGTCTGCAACAGCATTGGTAGCAGCATCTGTCATTGTAACCTCCATTTTAGTTCCGATACTAACTGCCTTTTGGTATAAATATATGCAAAAAAAGAACAACACAAATAGTGGAAGCGGCTTAAATACTCGTGCACTATAA
- the pstB gene encoding phosphate ABC transporter ATP-binding protein PstB yields MNTSTLPRTAVLNREQISEASVTNKDLILQVKDLDIYYGEKRAVNTISMDIEKNSITALIGPSGCGKSTFLRSINRMNDLIPGAKAKGEILYEGLNILGDNIDVVALRKEIGMVFQKPNPFPKSIYENIAHALKFAGIKKKSELEVLVEESLTKAALWDEVKDRLHKSALSLSGGQQQRLCIARTIAMKPSLMLLDEPSSALDPISNAKVEELIVELKKEYSILIVTHNMGQASRISDKTAFFLSGDLIEFDATEKIFTNPSVKKTEEYISGRFG; encoded by the coding sequence ATGAATACAAGTACATTGCCAAGAACTGCCGTCCTTAACAGAGAACAGATTTCTGAAGCGTCAGTTACAAATAAAGATCTAATCCTTCAAGTAAAGGACTTGGACATATATTACGGAGAAAAACGAGCAGTTAATACGATTTCAATGGATATCGAAAAAAATTCAATCACTGCATTAATTGGACCGTCTGGCTGTGGTAAGTCAACTTTCCTTCGCAGTATTAATCGCATGAACGACCTTATTCCTGGAGCTAAAGCAAAGGGAGAAATTCTATATGAAGGCTTGAATATCCTTGGTGATAATATTGATGTTGTTGCATTAAGAAAAGAGATCGGCATGGTATTCCAAAAGCCAAATCCTTTCCCAAAATCAATCTATGAAAATATTGCTCATGCATTGAAGTTTGCGGGAATTAAGAAAAAAAGTGAGTTGGAAGTCCTTGTGGAAGAGAGCTTGACGAAAGCAGCACTTTGGGATGAAGTAAAAGACAGACTTCATAAATCTGCTTTATCACTATCTGGCGGACAGCAACAAAGACTTTGCATTGCCCGTACAATTGCAATGAAGCCTTCACTTATGCTTCTTGATGAGCCTTCATCAGCTCTTGACCCGATTTCAAATGCCAAGGTCGAAGAGTTAATTGTGGAGTTGAAAAAGGAATATTCTATTTTAATTGTTACACATAACATGGGTCAGGCTTCAAGGATTTCAGATAAGACTGCCTTCTTCTTGAGCGGAGATTTAATTGAGTTTGATGCGACAGAGAAAATCTTTACAAACCCGTCTGTTAAAAAGACAGAAGAATATATTTCCGGCAGATTTGGATAA
- the pstB gene encoding phosphate ABC transporter ATP-binding protein PstB gives MSTAVTHAPVFEINDLNLWYGDHHALKNINFPINRNEVTAIIGPSGCGKSTFIKTLNLMINMVPNVKMSGEINYKNKNIINKKIDLVDLRKNVGMVFQKGNPFPQTIFENIAYGPRIHGEKRKKVLEEIVEKSLRDVALWDEVKDRLHTPAMGLSGGQQQRLCIARALATKPDVLLMDEPTSALDPISTLKIEELMLELKEKYTIVVVTHNMQQAARVSDKTAFFLMGELVEIDETSKIFSRPADQRTEDYISGRFG, from the coding sequence ATGTCAACAGCAGTTACGCACGCGCCTGTATTTGAAATAAATGATTTAAACCTTTGGTATGGAGATCACCATGCCTTAAAAAACATCAATTTCCCGATTAACCGCAATGAAGTTACGGCTATTATCGGGCCATCCGGCTGTGGGAAATCGACTTTTATTAAAACATTAAACTTGATGATTAATATGGTGCCAAACGTTAAGATGTCTGGTGAGATTAACTATAAAAACAAAAATATTATTAACAAAAAAATCGATCTAGTTGATTTGCGCAAAAATGTCGGTATGGTTTTCCAAAAGGGAAATCCATTTCCGCAAACAATCTTTGAAAATATTGCTTACGGACCAAGAATTCACGGCGAAAAGCGAAAAAAGGTGCTTGAAGAGATTGTAGAAAAATCACTTCGTGACGTTGCACTTTGGGATGAGGTAAAGGATCGTCTGCATACTCCGGCAATGGGACTTTCAGGTGGACAGCAGCAGCGTCTTTGCATCGCAAGAGCACTTGCGACAAAGCCTGATGTGCTTCTTATGGATGAACCTACGTCTGCTCTTGACCCGATTTCAACATTGAAAATTGAAGAGCTAATGCTTGAGTTGAAGGAGAAATATACAATTGTGGTTGTGACACATAATATGCAGCAGGCAGCACGTGTTTCAGATAAAACAGCCTTTTTCTTAATGGGAGAGCTAGTTGAAATTGACGAAACATCAAAAATATTCTCAAGACCGGCTGACCAAAGAACAGAAGATTATATTTCCGGGCGATTTGGATGA